From a single Fusobacterium pseudoperiodonticum genomic region:
- a CDS encoding type II toxin-antitoxin system RelE family toxin, with amino-acid sequence MKSYKVVYKKEAVKFMKSHKLEGTKFFKAFEEISKDVTKINLYDIKDYHTSEVGEFFRLRIGKYRAIFKIDKNIITILVLDIGSRGDIYKK; translated from the coding sequence ATGAAATCTTATAAAGTTGTTTATAAAAAAGAAGCTGTAAAATTTATGAAATCTCATAAATTAGAGGGTACTAAATTCTTTAAAGCTTTTGAAGAGATTTCGAAAGATGTTACAAAAATAAATCTGTATGATATTAAGGACTATCATACTTCTGAAGTTGGAGAGTTTTTTAGACTTAGAATCGGTAAATATAGAGCAATTTTTAAGATAGACAAAAATATTATAACTATATTAGTCTTAGATATTGGAAGTCGTGGAGACATCTATAAAAAATAA
- a CDS encoding AAA family ATPase produces MKRLAIGLSDFKHLIEEDFYYFDKTKFIEEVIKDGSQVKLFARPRRFGKTLNMSMLKYFFDIENKEENKEIFKDLYIEKTEAFKEQGQYPVIFLSLKDLKALTWEQMEKAIKSAISRLFSEYKYLLNVLDKFDTLAFENILLKNTELEDLKEALKFLTRILYEKYNKKVVVLIDEYDSPLVSAYINGYYEKAKDFFKTFYSTVLKDNSYLQMGVLTGIIRVIKAGIFSDLNNLSTYTILSDVYTDSYGLTEEEVEKSLKYYGIEQEISNVKDWYDGYKFGDSEVYNPWSILNFLRFKELRAYWVDTSGNDLINDVLKKITKNTIEALERLFNGEGLKQNISGTSDLSKLLSEDELWELMLFSGYLTVEEKIDHKNYVLRLPNKEIKELFRDTFLEKYFGRGSKLLYLMEALTENRIDEYEERLQEILLTSVSYNDTKKGNEAFYHGLIMGMGLYLEGEYITKSNIESGLGRYDFVIEPKNKTKRAFIMEFKATDSIENLEEISKEALRQIENKKYDVSLKQNGVKDITYMGIAFCGKQIKISYK; encoded by the coding sequence ATGAAAAGGTTAGCAATAGGACTAAGTGACTTTAAACATTTAATAGAAGAAGATTTTTATTATTTTGATAAAACAAAATTTATAGAAGAAGTAATAAAAGATGGCTCACAAGTAAAATTATTTGCAAGACCTAGAAGATTTGGGAAAACATTAAATATGTCTATGTTAAAGTACTTCTTTGATATAGAAAATAAAGAAGAAAATAAAGAAATATTTAAAGATTTGTATATAGAAAAAACAGAAGCCTTTAAAGAACAAGGACAGTACCCAGTTATATTTTTATCATTAAAAGATTTAAAAGCTTTAACTTGGGAACAAATGGAAAAAGCTATAAAATCAGCAATTTCAAGATTATTTTCAGAGTATAAATATTTATTAAATGTTTTAGATAAATTTGACACTCTTGCATTCGAGAATATTCTTCTGAAAAATACTGAATTAGAAGATTTAAAAGAAGCATTAAAGTTTTTAACAAGAATACTATATGAAAAATATAATAAAAAGGTAGTAGTATTAATAGATGAATACGATAGCCCATTAGTATCAGCCTATATAAATGGATATTATGAAAAAGCAAAAGATTTCTTTAAAACTTTTTATAGTACAGTATTAAAAGATAATAGCTATTTACAAATGGGAGTTCTAACTGGAATAATAAGAGTGATAAAAGCTGGAATATTCTCAGATTTAAATAATTTAAGTACATATACAATATTAAGTGATGTCTACACAGATAGCTATGGTTTAACAGAAGAAGAAGTAGAAAAAAGCCTTAAATATTATGGAATAGAGCAAGAAATATCAAATGTAAAAGATTGGTATGATGGATATAAATTTGGAGATAGTGAAGTATATAATCCTTGGAGTATATTAAATTTTTTAAGATTTAAAGAATTGAGAGCTTATTGGGTGGATACATCAGGAAATGATTTGATAAATGATGTATTAAAAAAAATAACAAAGAATACAATAGAAGCACTTGAAAGATTATTTAATGGAGAAGGATTAAAACAAAATATATCAGGGACATCAGATTTATCAAAATTACTAAGTGAAGATGAATTATGGGAATTGATGTTATTCAGTGGTTATTTAACAGTAGAAGAAAAAATAGATCATAAGAATTATGTTTTAAGATTACCAAATAAGGAAATTAAGGAGCTTTTTAGAGATACTTTTTTAGAAAAATATTTCGGTAGAGGAAGTAAATTATTGTATTTAATGGAAGCCTTAACAGAAAATAGAATAGATGAATATGAAGAAAGATTACAAGAGATACTATTAACTTCAGTTAGCTATAATGACACTAAGAAAGGTAATGAAGCTTTTTACCATGGATTGATTATGGGTATGGGACTGTATTTAGAAGGTGAGTATATTACAAAATCAAATATAGAAAGTGGTTTAGGAAGATATGACTTTGTAATAGAGCCAAAGAATAAAACTAAAAGAGCCTTTATAATGGAATTTAAAGCAACAGATAGCATAGAAAATTTAGAAGAAATATCAAAAGAAGCATTAAGACAAATAGAGAATAAAAAATATGATGTATCACTAAAACAAAATGGTGTAAAAGATATAACATATATGGGTATAGCATTTTGTGGAAAACAAATTAAAATTAGTTATAAATAG
- a CDS encoding SWIM zinc finger family protein codes for MKKLDKEKILALAPNSSAVANAKKICSSGSFVKLAHSSDDTFYMGECKGSGKSNYIVSADFIDDENPVMRCTCPSRQFPCKHGLALLFEIADGKTFEECEIPEDILAKREKKEKTKAKKEKESAEGTVKEKKAPSKVSKAARTKKINKQIEGLDLIKNISTQLLKLGLSTIGTVSLKEYKDVVKQLGDYYLPGPQILFQKLILEIQEYKEDQDTVHYQQALECLKRLRAIEKKGREYLKEELEKENLEMSDNTLYEDLGGVWKLEQLNDLGLKKENAKLIQLAFEVTYDEASKIYTDYGYWIDIESGEISYTANYRPLSALKYIKQDDSNFSLVTVPTLTYYPGGLNKRIRWASANFEEKDKTSFKKIKTYAKNIEEATKIAKNELKNILTDNHVALLLEFEKIMFVEEEGSKKYILVDKNQKMIELRNNGSKELTKVFYELLPNECLENQVMFVKLFQKDRTIYAEAHSIITDDKIVRLGF; via the coding sequence TTGAAGAAGTTAGATAAAGAAAAAATTCTTGCACTTGCACCTAATTCATCTGCCGTTGCAAATGCAAAGAAAATTTGTAGCAGTGGATCTTTTGTAAAGTTAGCACACTCATCTGATGATACTTTCTATATGGGAGAATGTAAAGGAAGCGGAAAATCAAATTACATTGTTTCTGCTGATTTTATAGATGATGAAAATCCTGTTATGAGATGTACTTGTCCAAGTAGACAATTTCCTTGTAAGCACGGTTTAGCTTTATTGTTTGAAATAGCTGATGGAAAAACTTTTGAAGAATGTGAAATTCCTGAAGATATTTTAGCAAAAAGAGAAAAGAAAGAAAAAACTAAGGCTAAGAAAGAAAAAGAAAGTGCTGAAGGAACTGTAAAAGAAAAGAAAGCACCTTCAAAAGTTTCAAAAGCTGCCAGAACAAAGAAAATTAACAAACAAATTGAAGGTTTAGATTTAATTAAAAATATAAGTACTCAACTTTTAAAATTGGGACTTTCAACAATAGGAACTGTCTCTTTAAAAGAATATAAAGATGTTGTTAAACAACTAGGTGACTACTATTTACCTGGTCCACAAATTCTATTCCAAAAATTAATTTTAGAAATTCAAGAATATAAGGAAGACCAAGATACAGTACACTATCAACAAGCTTTAGAATGCTTGAAAAGATTGAGAGCAATAGAAAAAAAAGGTAGAGAATATCTAAAAGAAGAGCTTGAAAAAGAAAATCTTGAAATGAGTGACAACACTCTATATGAAGATTTAGGTGGAGTATGGAAGTTAGAGCAACTAAATGACTTAGGTTTAAAGAAAGAAAATGCAAAACTTATACAATTAGCATTTGAAGTAACTTATGATGAAGCTAGTAAAATATATACTGACTATGGATATTGGATAGATATAGAAAGTGGAGAAATATCGTATACAGCTAACTATAGACCTCTTTCTGCTTTAAAATATATTAAGCAAGATGACTCTAATTTTTCTTTAGTTACAGTACCTACTTTAACTTATTATCCAGGTGGATTGAATAAAAGAATAAGATGGGCTAGTGCAAACTTTGAAGAAAAAGATAAAACTTCTTTTAAGAAAATAAAAACTTATGCTAAAAATATAGAAGAAGCGACAAAGATTGCTAAAAATGAATTAAAGAATATTCTAACAGACAATCATGTAGCTTTGCTTTTAGAGTTTGAAAAAATTATGTTTGTAGAAGAAGAAGGAAGTAAAAAATACATTTTAGTGGATAAAAATCAAAAGATGATAGAGCTTAGAAATAATGGTTCTAAAGAATTAACAAAAGTTTTCTATGAGCTTTTACCAAATGAATGTTTAGAAAATCAAGTTATGTTTGTAAAATTATTCCAAAAAGACAGAACTATCTATGCAGAAGCACATAGTATCATAACAGACGATAAAATTGTTCGTTTAGGATTTTAG